The Agromyces atrinae genome window below encodes:
- a CDS encoding ABC1 kinase family protein produces the protein MFEAIATVLLGAVFSVSAAWVAQHVLGTAIGWARAIVFVAVVYAVSVPLVRAALEAGDVMVDGQFIVSSPMGVIFIAVALGWQFAVAVVVIMLSELFWPSGRGWHPIRTVKGIIRRRKRMRRYVQTLRIASKHGFSLYGSHRRGEDQDVPAALVSAMNEAGVTFVKVGQVLSTRDDILPSEFTTAFATLQMQTTPLPWDDVRTAIELELGGPIADSFAWIDEKPLAAASLAQVHSARLHPGPEETEGALVVVKVQRPDARASVLIDSDIIVRLAAQAERRASWARAYGLNALAGEFVRSLAEELDYRIELANTELLRGTLAKSSGSTVHVPVVYPDLCTERMMVQEHVQGIPFSNLHGDVPWAGAAPMVQTDARAIEAGGVTVAAAVTSEKPLPTARDVADTLVDSVFEQVTVRGVFHADLHPGNIILRPDGEISLIDFGSIGILERSLRRVLVAMMSAIAAEDDIALTDLLLMVVGQPSDGAELDRAALQHQIGVILTRIQNGRTDSAIFQEVIDVLRDHELSMPPALVLVFRTISSLEGTLRQLVPDYDMVGQALSRTPHFARQMVSVHGMVADAQTQLQVIGEQLRRLPRRIEAIGSQLENGTFGMSLRMFRDLPERNWIGGLVGQLTTTLVGVALIITSVLLMVSGGGPQLTPDVSLFPFLGTIVGLAGMLLVLRSLRSSLMRAPR, from the coding sequence ATGTTCGAGGCCATAGCCACTGTCCTACTCGGGGCAGTCTTCTCCGTCAGTGCGGCCTGGGTCGCCCAGCACGTCCTCGGAACCGCCATCGGCTGGGCCCGAGCGATCGTGTTCGTCGCGGTCGTCTACGCGGTCTCGGTGCCTCTCGTGCGCGCGGCTCTCGAAGCGGGCGACGTCATGGTCGACGGTCAGTTCATCGTCTCGAGCCCCATGGGCGTCATCTTCATCGCGGTTGCGCTCGGCTGGCAGTTCGCCGTCGCCGTCGTCGTCATCATGCTCTCCGAGCTGTTCTGGCCCTCGGGACGTGGCTGGCACCCGATCCGCACGGTCAAGGGCATCATCCGCCGACGGAAGCGCATGCGCCGCTACGTGCAGACCCTCCGCATCGCCTCCAAGCACGGCTTCAGTCTCTACGGCAGCCACCGCCGCGGTGAAGATCAGGACGTGCCCGCTGCGCTCGTCTCGGCGATGAACGAGGCGGGCGTCACATTCGTCAAGGTCGGGCAGGTGCTCTCGACACGGGACGACATCCTGCCGAGCGAGTTCACGACGGCCTTCGCGACTCTGCAGATGCAGACCACACCGCTGCCGTGGGACGACGTCAGGACGGCGATCGAGCTTGAGCTCGGTGGGCCGATCGCCGACTCGTTCGCATGGATCGACGAGAAGCCGCTTGCCGCGGCATCCCTCGCCCAAGTGCACTCGGCGCGCCTCCACCCCGGCCCGGAGGAGACCGAGGGTGCGCTCGTCGTCGTCAAGGTGCAGCGGCCCGATGCTCGAGCGTCGGTGCTCATCGACTCCGACATCATCGTGCGACTCGCCGCCCAGGCCGAGCGTCGCGCATCGTGGGCGCGAGCCTACGGGCTGAACGCGCTCGCCGGAGAGTTCGTGCGCTCACTCGCGGAGGAACTCGACTACCGCATCGAGCTCGCGAACACCGAGCTGTTGCGCGGCACGCTCGCGAAGTCGAGCGGGTCGACGGTGCACGTGCCCGTCGTCTATCCCGATCTCTGCACCGAACGCATGATGGTGCAGGAGCACGTGCAGGGCATCCCCTTCTCGAACCTCCACGGCGATGTGCCGTGGGCCGGAGCGGCGCCCATGGTGCAGACCGATGCTCGAGCGATCGAGGCGGGTGGCGTCACCGTCGCGGCGGCCGTCACGAGCGAGAAGCCGCTGCCGACCGCGCGCGACGTCGCCGACACGCTCGTCGACTCGGTCTTCGAGCAGGTCACCGTGCGGGGCGTCTTCCACGCCGACCTGCACCCGGGCAACATCATCCTCCGGCCCGACGGCGAGATCTCGCTCATCGACTTCGGTTCGATCGGCATCCTCGAACGGAGCCTCCGCCGCGTGCTCGTTGCGATGATGTCGGCGATCGCTGCCGAAGACGACATCGCGCTCACCGACCTCCTGCTCATGGTCGTCGGCCAGCCGTCCGATGGTGCCGAGCTCGACCGGGCAGCGCTGCAGCACCAGATCGGCGTCATCCTCACGCGCATCCAGAACGGGCGCACCGACTCGGCGATCTTCCAGGAGGTCATCGACGTGCTGCGCGATCACGAGCTCTCGATGCCGCCCGCGCTCGTGCTCGTCTTCCGAACGATCTCGTCGCTCGAAGGAACTCTGAGACAGCTCGTGCCCGACTACGACATGGTCGGTCAGGCGCTCTCGCGCACCCCGCACTTCGCGCGTCAGATGGTGAGCGTGCACGGCATGGTCGCCGATGCGCAGACGCAGCTCCAGGTGATCGGCGAACAGCTGCGACGTCTGCCCCGTCGGATCGAGGCGATCGGCTCGCAGCTCGAGAACGGCACATTCGGCATGAGCCTCAGGATGTTCCGCGACCTGCCCGAGCGCAACTGGATCGGCGGTCTCGTCGGCCAGCTGACCACGACCCTCGTCGGTGTCGCGCTCATCATCACGTCGGTGCTCCTGATGGTGTCGGGTGGGGGCCCGCAGCTGACTCCCGATGTCTCGCTGTTCCCGTTCCTCGGGACGATCGTCGGCCTCGCCGGCATGCTTCTCGTCCTCCGGTCGCTCCGCTCGTCCTTGATGCGGGCCCCGCGCTAG
- a CDS encoding FUSC family protein encodes MRALTRSQRAPIPWDRVALTAVGITAPVGLALLFAPTNDAVIGAGALASMGALVASAMDLGSAGIERVHRMALASMMATIGFGIGTAVHGHVVATLVAVIVAALLSGISGAISATASKSAVYFLMYTVTAANADFGLSSPWMAPLIFFAGAAWRLLLTMAAAAYEGREFAPERRAVARVYDAIVAQLSAGSAAGRTAAGDALTGALNDAYDVLVAARTELAAHDRRWQTLVAVLNASAPVVDAAIAAAEDERDVDAEVLDYLRGVAAWVSNPARPAPSAPHASGGDPALATSIAHVAHVVSGVSARASGPVGDGTDLALPQAPTVIGRLRGAGRALTSGTELWNSILRLVLCIAVAQALCAAWQLERPYLVMLTVAQVMKPDFGSIFGRAVQRGVGTLIGVAIGALAVAVIPRDGWQILVILILAASMPIVMPRNYGLYSIVTTPLAVLLVELHVSDSSSLVEARLLDTLLGCAIVLVLGYLPWPQTWHAPRHLAVPVAALAHAISVYARVALSQPDDPDRSTLRRGVYRRISDLRTTVAKALAEPPAISAASASWLPEVAALERVTDAVTAAATEAEASGAAQDAEAVDAVASALDDLADAITARRRPVDVELPGGVLPAVAGDLATARSALIAQQVGAERRVKGG; translated from the coding sequence ATGCGTGCGCTCACTCGTTCTCAGCGGGCGCCGATTCCGTGGGACAGGGTCGCACTCACCGCCGTGGGCATCACGGCGCCCGTCGGTCTCGCCCTGTTGTTCGCGCCCACGAACGACGCGGTGATCGGTGCGGGGGCGCTCGCGTCGATGGGAGCCCTCGTGGCGTCGGCCATGGACCTCGGTTCCGCCGGCATCGAGCGCGTGCACCGTATGGCCCTCGCATCGATGATGGCGACGATCGGGTTCGGAATCGGAACCGCGGTGCACGGGCACGTCGTGGCGACGCTCGTCGCGGTGATCGTGGCTGCACTGCTCTCGGGAATCTCGGGTGCGATCAGCGCGACGGCATCGAAATCGGCCGTGTACTTCCTCATGTACACGGTGACGGCGGCCAACGCCGATTTCGGCCTCTCCTCGCCGTGGATGGCTCCTCTCATCTTCTTCGCCGGGGCTGCGTGGCGACTGCTCCTGACGATGGCAGCTGCGGCGTACGAGGGCCGGGAGTTCGCGCCCGAGCGTCGCGCCGTCGCGCGTGTCTACGACGCGATCGTCGCCCAGCTGTCGGCCGGCAGCGCAGCGGGCCGCACAGCGGCGGGCGACGCTCTGACGGGCGCTCTCAACGACGCCTACGACGTGCTCGTCGCCGCCCGCACCGAGCTCGCCGCCCACGATCGGCGGTGGCAGACGCTCGTCGCCGTGCTGAACGCGTCGGCTCCGGTCGTGGATGCCGCGATCGCCGCCGCCGAGGACGAACGGGATGTCGATGCTGAGGTGCTCGACTATCTGCGAGGCGTCGCGGCGTGGGTCTCGAACCCTGCTCGTCCGGCACCGAGTGCGCCGCACGCGAGCGGGGGCGACCCGGCGCTCGCCACGTCGATCGCGCATGTGGCCCACGTCGTCTCCGGCGTGAGTGCGCGGGCGAGCGGCCCGGTGGGCGATGGCACCGATCTCGCGCTGCCGCAGGCGCCCACCGTCATCGGTCGCCTCCGCGGCGCCGGCCGCGCCCTCACCTCGGGTACCGAACTGTGGAACTCGATCCTGCGGCTCGTGCTCTGCATCGCCGTCGCCCAAGCGCTGTGCGCCGCGTGGCAGCTCGAACGCCCCTACCTCGTCATGCTGACGGTCGCACAGGTCATGAAGCCCGACTTCGGTTCGATCTTCGGTCGCGCCGTGCAGCGCGGAGTGGGAACCCTCATCGGCGTCGCGATCGGCGCACTCGCGGTCGCCGTCATTCCGCGGGACGGCTGGCAGATCCTCGTCATCCTGATCCTCGCCGCGAGTATGCCCATCGTCATGCCGCGGAACTACGGGCTGTACTCGATCGTGACGACGCCGCTCGCGGTACTGCTCGTCGAACTGCACGTGAGCGACAGCTCGAGCCTCGTCGAGGCCCGCCTGCTCGACACGCTTCTCGGGTGCGCGATCGTGCTCGTCCTCGGCTACCTGCCGTGGCCGCAGACGTGGCATGCGCCGCGCCACCTCGCCGTGCCCGTGGCGGCGCTCGCGCACGCGATCAGTGTCTACGCGCGCGTCGCGCTGAGCCAGCCCGACGACCCGGATCGCTCGACGCTGCGGCGCGGTGTCTACCGCCGTATCTCCGACCTGCGGACGACCGTGGCGAAAGCGCTCGCTGAGCCGCCGGCGATCAGCGCCGCCTCGGCGTCGTGGCTTCCCGAGGTGGCGGCACTCGAGCGCGTGACGGATGCCGTGACGGCGGCCGCGACAGAGGCGGAGGCGTCAGGGGCGGCGCAGGATGCTGAAGCGGTCGACGCGGTCGCTTCGGCCCTCGACGATCTGGCGGACGCCATCACGGCGCGCCGTAGGCCGGTCGACGTCGAGCTGCCGGGCGGAGTGCTCCCCGCGGTCGCGGGCGATCTTGCGACCGCCCGCTCCGCGCTCATCGCACAGCAGGTCGGTGCCGAGAGACGGGTGAAGGGCGGGTGA
- a CDS encoding multidrug DMT transporter permease produces MTVEPSSAPLIGIALAVTSAAALAVGNLLQARGVRSMEAGVASGASGSKAVNLVRNRFWLIGGVMLGVAIVLQMGSLAFAPLMVVQPIGVVALVFTVLLTALFAHQMPSRAVLISIATCVVGVAGFVTVAALVSTQHAITDVQLIAILVVLGFVLVTTAAVWYLGRHRRTPPVMWVLLGGIYSAFVATLGKTVILRVQTALHSGGLTWNVENTLTLVCIAGIGIAGGLSVYFVQRAHAANRPDVVVAGLTVVDPAVAVTLGIVILGEASSAAPWAFVVFAVAGAIAIVGVFALSRAESRAE; encoded by the coding sequence ATGACCGTGGAACCGAGCTCGGCACCCCTGATCGGAATCGCACTCGCCGTCACCTCGGCCGCGGCCCTCGCCGTCGGCAACCTCTTGCAGGCTCGAGGCGTCCGCTCGATGGAAGCGGGAGTGGCGAGTGGCGCCTCCGGTTCGAAGGCCGTGAACCTCGTCCGCAACCGCTTCTGGCTCATCGGCGGGGTCATGCTCGGTGTCGCCATCGTGCTGCAAATGGGCAGCCTCGCCTTCGCACCGCTCATGGTCGTGCAGCCCATCGGTGTCGTCGCTCTCGTGTTCACCGTGCTCCTCACGGCTCTCTTCGCCCACCAGATGCCGTCGCGCGCGGTACTGATCTCGATCGCCACGTGCGTCGTCGGTGTCGCCGGTTTCGTCACCGTCGCCGCCCTCGTCAGCACGCAGCACGCGATCACCGACGTGCAGCTCATCGCGATCCTCGTCGTGCTCGGTTTCGTCCTCGTGACGACTGCCGCCGTCTGGTACCTCGGCCGCCACCGCCGCACGCCGCCCGTCATGTGGGTACTGCTCGGCGGCATCTACTCCGCCTTCGTCGCGACGCTCGGCAAGACCGTCATTCTGCGCGTGCAGACCGCATTGCACTCGGGCGGTCTGACGTGGAATGTCGAGAACACGCTCACCCTCGTCTGCATCGCGGGCATCGGAATCGCGGGAGGCCTCTCGGTCTACTTCGTGCAGCGAGCCCACGCGGCGAACCGTCCCGATGTCGTCGTCGCGGGCCTCACGGTCGTCGACCCGGCCGTCGCGGTGACGCTCGGCATCGTCATCCTCGGGGAGGCGAGCAGTGCCGCGCCGTGGGCGTTCGTCGTGTTCGCGGTGGCCGGCGCGATCGCCATCGTCGGCGTCTTCGCCCTGTCGCGAGCGGAGAGTCGCGCCGAATGA
- a CDS encoding cation:proton antiporter, with protein MSIDLAIIVVIAAILIVVFSHSLSSRTGVAGPLILVAVGVCISFIPAVPAVEVPPDVILIAVLPPLLFSAAVSAPAIEFRRDFAAIGGLSVLLVVVSSLVLGLFFFWAIPGLGFPLAVALGAILSPTDAVATTIVQKLGVPRRVVTVLQGESLLNDATALVLLRTAIVAGAAGFSFLTTLGSFAWAVLSAILIGALAGAIALRLRAWTTSATANTALGLTIPYLAYLPTDALGGSGLVAAVVAGVVCGQGSVRWLTPEQRISDKLNWRTIAFLLEGVVFLIMGLELWGIVESNLSSDDGLMMGVGVAALAFVILMLVRAAYVFPMLRVHTVRVKKAVRSRISARDDGAHDPRVGRMRADIDYFESSPLTWKHNTIIVWAGMRGAVTLAAAQTLPRDTPDRDLLVFIAFLVAAGSLLLQGLTLPVLARLLGLRRAGESGPPREEIREIDARLRSSALEAIDGGRVHRSDRRPFSPEVYALPASRFIAGLDSAGDAVTPEALEFELALLAVMRERLHELGRSGRHSTSALRYVLDELDAYEISVKLHLESER; from the coding sequence ATGTCGATCGACCTCGCCATCATCGTGGTCATCGCCGCGATCCTCATCGTGGTGTTCTCCCACTCGCTCTCGAGCCGTACCGGGGTGGCCGGCCCGCTCATCCTCGTCGCCGTCGGGGTGTGCATCAGTTTCATCCCGGCCGTACCCGCCGTCGAGGTGCCACCCGACGTCATCCTCATCGCGGTCCTGCCACCCCTGCTCTTCTCGGCCGCCGTCTCAGCCCCGGCCATCGAGTTCCGCCGCGACTTCGCGGCGATCGGGGGCCTCAGCGTGCTGCTCGTCGTCGTGAGCTCACTCGTGCTCGGACTGTTCTTCTTCTGGGCGATCCCCGGCCTCGGCTTCCCGCTGGCCGTCGCGCTCGGCGCGATCCTCAGCCCCACGGATGCCGTCGCGACGACGATCGTGCAGAAGCTCGGCGTTCCCCGCCGCGTCGTGACGGTGCTGCAGGGCGAGTCGCTGCTGAACGATGCGACGGCCCTCGTTCTCCTGCGCACAGCGATCGTCGCCGGCGCCGCCGGGTTCTCGTTCCTGACGACTCTTGGCTCGTTCGCGTGGGCGGTTCTCTCGGCGATCCTCATCGGCGCGCTCGCGGGCGCCATCGCGTTGCGGTTGCGCGCATGGACGACGAGCGCGACGGCGAACACGGCCCTCGGCCTGACGATCCCCTACCTCGCCTACCTGCCGACCGACGCCCTCGGCGGTTCGGGACTCGTCGCGGCCGTCGTCGCGGGAGTGGTGTGCGGGCAGGGCTCGGTGCGTTGGCTGACCCCCGAGCAGCGCATCTCCGACAAGTTGAACTGGCGCACGATCGCGTTCCTGCTCGAGGGCGTGGTGTTCCTCATCATGGGTCTCGAACTGTGGGGCATCGTCGAGAGCAATCTCTCGTCGGACGACGGGCTCATGATGGGCGTCGGCGTCGCTGCTCTCGCCTTCGTGATTCTCATGCTGGTGCGCGCCGCCTATGTCTTCCCCATGCTGCGGGTGCACACCGTGCGTGTGAAGAAAGCGGTGCGGAGCCGCATCTCGGCGCGCGACGACGGAGCCCATGACCCGCGCGTCGGTCGTATGCGCGCCGACATCGACTACTTCGAGTCGTCGCCCCTGACGTGGAAGCACAACACGATCATCGTGTGGGCGGGCATGCGCGGTGCCGTGACCTTGGCTGCGGCGCAGACCTTGCCGCGCGACACCCCCGACCGCGACCTCTTGGTGTTCATCGCGTTCCTCGTCGCGGCCGGGAGCCTCCTGCTGCAGGGACTCACGCTGCCCGTGCTCGCGCGCCTGCTCGGGCTGCGCCGGGCGGGCGAGAGCGGGCCGCCGCGCGAGGAGATCCGCGAGATCGATGCCCGGCTGCGGTCATCCGCGCTCGAGGCGATCGACGGCGGGCGCGTACATCGGAGCGACCGGAGGCCGTTCTCGCCCGAGGTCTACGCGCTGCCGGCATCGAGGTTCATCGCGGGACTCGATTCGGCCGGCGACGCGGTGACCCCCGAGGCGCTCGAGTTCGAACTCGCGCTGCTCGCCGTGATGCGCGAGCGACTGCACGAACTCGGCCGCTCCGGGCGCCACAGCACGAGCGCCCTGCGATACGTCCTCGACGAGCTCGACGCGTACGAGATCAGCGTGAAGCTCCATCTGGAAAGCGAGAGATGA
- a CDS encoding cation:proton antiporter yields MEAVLFLVPLMALLAPLVVRGLSPWVRIPIVVFELLLGIVIGPSVLGWAGPSAFMATLASIGLAMLFFIAGSEIDFAAFRGRTGRNAVGGWLISIAVGLGIGMVLDPGGAAVIIGIALCSTALGTLLPILRDAGELRSPFGLAVGAIGAVGEFGPLLAISVFLGSRSPGPSTVVLVIFALVAAAAIWLSVSLPHGAMYRFVNTTLHTSGQFAIRAVFVMLTALVALSIALDIDMLLGAFTAGIVWRLVMRDASEPDRDAVESKIEGVAFGFLVPVFFVYTGVTFDLAALLETPILIAFVPVTLVVFLVVRGIPSMLAAPAGASWRERIAVGLMGATGLPIIVAVTAIGVSSGVLPPAAASVLVAAGMLSILILPATAMAIRRKVH; encoded by the coding sequence GTGGAAGCGGTCCTCTTCCTCGTGCCTCTGATGGCACTGCTCGCGCCCCTCGTCGTTCGCGGCCTCTCGCCGTGGGTGCGCATCCCCATCGTCGTCTTCGAACTCCTCCTCGGTATCGTCATCGGCCCGAGCGTGCTCGGGTGGGCCGGCCCGTCGGCGTTCATGGCGACGCTCGCCTCGATCGGTCTCGCGATGCTGTTCTTCATCGCGGGAAGCGAGATCGACTTCGCTGCCTTTCGCGGGCGGACGGGGCGAAACGCTGTTGGCGGCTGGCTGATCAGCATTGCGGTCGGGCTCGGAATCGGGATGGTGCTCGACCCGGGCGGGGCCGCCGTCATCATCGGCATCGCGCTCTGTTCGACGGCACTCGGCACGCTCCTGCCTATCCTCCGGGATGCCGGCGAGCTCCGATCTCCCTTCGGGCTCGCCGTCGGCGCGATCGGTGCCGTCGGCGAGTTCGGTCCGCTGCTCGCGATCTCGGTCTTCCTCGGTTCACGCTCGCCCGGTCCCTCGACCGTGGTGCTCGTGATCTTCGCGCTCGTCGCGGCCGCGGCGATCTGGCTGTCGGTCTCGCTCCCGCACGGAGCGATGTACCGGTTCGTCAATACGACGCTGCACACCTCGGGGCAGTTCGCGATCCGCGCGGTCTTCGTGATGCTCACGGCCCTCGTCGCCCTCAGTATCGCGCTCGACATCGACATGCTGCTCGGCGCGTTCACCGCGGGCATCGTCTGGCGCCTCGTCATGCGCGACGCGAGCGAACCCGACCGCGATGCCGTCGAGAGCAAGATCGAGGGCGTCGCATTCGGCTTCCTCGTTCCCGTCTTCTTCGTCTACACGGGCGTCACGTTCGACCTCGCCGCGCTTCTCGAGACCCCGATCCTCATCGCATTCGTGCCGGTGACCCTCGTCGTCTTCCTCGTCGTGCGCGGCATCCCCTCGATGCTCGCCGCCCCTGCGGGCGCCTCGTGGCGCGAGCGCATCGCCGTCGGCCTCATGGGTGCGACGGGCCTGCCGATCATCGTCGCGGTGACCGCGATCGGCGTCTCGAGTGGCGTCCTGCCGCCCGCAGCCGCCTCGGTGCTCGTCGCCGCGGGCATGCTCTCCATCCTCATCCTCCCCGCGACCGCCATGGCGATTCGCCGAAAGGTGCACTGA
- a CDS encoding GAP family protein, with protein sequence MIVVLADLLTLGIAIAISPLSIVAVILMATAGNGRTNGTAFIAGCYTFAIGLVASLVLIGRSAGADDPDSGPHITIDVIEIVLGLGLLVLAVLQWRNRGSHETPKWMARLDGLGLGGAFLVGVIISGPLSPKDLPLLIAAGGRISQASLPVHEIVAVILIFGLIGVIGVAIPWVISVVAPSKVEGLLTGARTWLVSNHAVIMTVLFVILGFKLIGAGIADLAG encoded by the coding sequence ATGATCGTTGTTCTCGCCGACCTGCTGACACTGGGCATCGCGATCGCGATCAGTCCGCTCTCGATCGTCGCGGTCATCTTGATGGCCACCGCCGGCAACGGCCGCACCAACGGCACGGCCTTCATCGCCGGGTGTTACACCTTCGCCATCGGTCTTGTGGCGTCACTGGTACTCATCGGCCGGTCTGCGGGAGCCGACGATCCCGACTCGGGTCCGCACATCACGATCGACGTCATCGAGATCGTGCTCGGTCTCGGGCTCCTCGTCCTCGCCGTGCTGCAGTGGCGCAATCGCGGGTCGCACGAGACGCCGAAGTGGATGGCCCGCCTCGACGGGCTGGGCCTCGGCGGCGCGTTCCTCGTGGGCGTCATCATCTCGGGCCCGCTCTCGCCGAAAGACCTGCCGCTGCTCATCGCCGCGGGTGGTCGTATCTCGCAGGCGTCACTCCCCGTGCACGAGATCGTCGCCGTCATCCTCATCTTCGGGTTGATCGGTGTCATCGGTGTCGCGATTCCCTGGGTCATCAGCGTCGTCGCCCCGTCGAAGGTGGAAGGGCTGCTCACGGGCGCACGCACGTGGCTCGTCTCGAACCACGCGGTCATCATGACGGTGCTCTTCGTCATCCTCGGCTTCAAGCTCATCGGTGCCGGTATCGCCGACCTGGCGGGGTGA
- a CDS encoding DUF998 domain-containing protein yields the protein MSTSIARASRPALDDESFALAVGAFAFAATALVAVFVFWGRELPIDGRRSLGDFTAIAGAIAAAVGFAVSRLLPRRAADVDPDDTDAARYRWFDLIALSAAHGAIALLGWIGLATILDRSFVGATVYASPAVVLAATAAALSAYLAFVSGASLSPRHLSLVLAIFLVVGMVAAMLSSTDPQWWQMNLSALGITHDVSALTFNLTLVVSGVLITTIARFGTAALPAATTTDRRRRAIVRALFVLLGVLLACVGVFPVDRFFLLHNTVATGMGVAFAALVIGLPWFIPSMPKVFVALGFVYVGVIIVLAVLFATGIYNLTAVELVSAVLIFSWIILFLRNVHNAGRARSVTP from the coding sequence GTGAGCACCTCGATCGCCCGAGCCTCGCGCCCGGCGCTCGACGACGAGTCGTTCGCTCTCGCTGTCGGCGCCTTCGCCTTCGCGGCCACGGCGCTCGTCGCCGTGTTCGTCTTCTGGGGGCGAGAACTCCCGATCGACGGTCGTCGTTCGCTCGGTGACTTCACCGCCATCGCGGGCGCGATCGCGGCCGCCGTCGGCTTCGCGGTGTCGCGCCTCCTTCCCCGACGCGCCGCCGATGTCGATCCGGATGACACTGATGCCGCGCGCTATCGCTGGTTCGACCTCATCGCCCTCTCGGCCGCTCACGGTGCGATCGCGCTCCTCGGCTGGATCGGTCTCGCGACGATCCTCGACCGTAGCTTCGTCGGAGCGACCGTGTACGCGTCGCCGGCTGTCGTGCTCGCGGCGACCGCGGCGGCGCTCAGCGCCTACCTCGCCTTCGTGAGCGGCGCGAGCCTCTCGCCTCGCCACCTCTCGCTCGTGCTCGCCATCTTCCTCGTGGTCGGCATGGTCGCGGCGATGCTGAGCTCGACCGACCCGCAGTGGTGGCAGATGAACCTGTCCGCCCTCGGTATCACGCACGACGTGTCGGCGCTGACCTTCAATCTCACTCTCGTCGTGTCGGGAGTGCTGATCACGACCATCGCACGCTTCGGCACCGCGGCGCTGCCCGCCGCGACGACGACCGATCGTCGCCGTCGTGCGATCGTGCGCGCACTGTTCGTGCTGCTCGGCGTGCTGCTCGCGTGCGTCGGCGTCTTCCCCGTCGACCGTTTCTTCCTGCTTCACAACACGGTCGCGACAGGCATGGGCGTCGCCTTCGCCGCCCTCGTCATCGGTCTGCCGTGGTTCATCCCCTCGATGCCCAAGGTCTTCGTGGCGCTCGGCTTCGTCTACGTCGGAGTGATCATCGTGCTCGCCGTACTCTTCGCCACGGGCATCTACAACCTCACTGCCGTCGAGCTCGTCTCCGCCGTGCTCATCTTCAGCTGGATCATCCTGTTCCTCCGCAACGTCCACAATGCCGGTCGAGCGCGCAGCGTCACGCCCTAG